The genomic interval GGAAATCAGGAAATGGTCAATCACGTGGCAGCGCAGACTTTATCAATGGTTATTATAGTTTCGATTGTGCTGTCTATAATTGGCTATATTTTGAGTCCGTATTTTTTATATCTCTTAAAAGTAACGCCACAAGTTTATGTCGATGCTTTAGGATTTATGCGCGTAGCCTTTATTGGACTTGTTTTTAGTTTTGGATTTATGATTTTCCAATCGATTATGCGTGGAGTTGGACGTGTAACTTTGCCAGTTTATATAGTTTTAGGAACCGTTATTTTGAATTTTGCTCTTGATCCGTTATTTATTTACGGTTGGAATTTTATCCCTGCAATGGGTGTAAAAGGTGCGGCATTGGCAACTTTATTTACACAGCTTTTGGCAATTATAATCGGATTTGCGATTCTATTCAGAGGAAAACATGGCATTCATCTTCGTATTTCAGACTTTAAACCCGATTATAAACATATCAAAAAAGCTTTTGAAATCGGATTTCCTTCTTCAATAGAACAATCTATGCGAGCGTTAGGAATGATGGCGATTACTTTTTTAATTGTACGTTTTGGTACCTTGACAGTTGCTTCTTACGGTGCAGGATCAAATTTAATTCAGTTGATTTTGATTCCAGCTTTAGGTTTATCCATGGCAATTGCAACTTTGGTCGGACAAAATATTGGCGCTGGAAATATTGACCGCGCAACTCAAATTGCAAAATTGGGCGCTTATTTAGGTTTCGGATTATTAACGGGACTTGGTGTGATTGCTTTTATTTTCGCTCCGTATTTAATTGCGTTTTTCGTTCCAAACGATCAGGCAGTTATTGATGGCGGAACAGAATTATTAAGAATCACTTGCCTTTCTTGGGGATTTTTAGGTTTACAGCTTTGTTTAACAGGCGTTTTCCGTGCAGTTGGAAATACAAAATTGCCTATGATTCTGACTTTAGTTTCGCAATGGGTAATTCAGTTTCCGCTGGCTTTTATTTTATCGCATAATACTTCTTTAGGTAAAATTGGTATTTGGTGGGCTTTCCCGATTGCTTCGGTTCTAACGGCTTTAATTACTTTGGCTTTGTATGTAAAAGGAGATTGGAAAAAAGAAAGATTAACAGGCAAAACCAATAAGTTGATTGATAAAGTTGAAAAGGAAATTGTGAAAGAAGGGTTTGAGGTTAAGTAAGGTTCTGAGGTTCAAAGGAACAAAGGTTCAAAGGGACAAAGGTTTTGAAGAGACGCATTATTGTGCGTCTTTTTTTTGTTTTTTATTGAAGAACAGCTAAACCTTTGTTTCTTTGAACCTTTGTTTCTTTGTCCCTTAAAAAAAAACTTAGTATCTTAGAATCTTAGCAACTTAGAACCTTTTCCATGACTAGAAACTTAAAACGTTACTTCGTAAAATCTTTTATTGTATTAGCTTTAATTCATTTAGTTTATTTTCTCTATGGTTATTTAACTTTCAAAGGTTTAGGGAAAATAAATATTTATACCGAATTCTACAGATTTAAATTTTACGACGACGTTTCGATTTCGCATTTCTTTGTAAGCGGATTGTTTCTGTTATTCTTTCTGATTTTTTTAGTTAAAAACCATTGTAGAGAAAATTATAAAGGCGGAAATTTATTGAAAATTGCAACTTTTTTGCTGTTAATATCTTTTTTGACTTTTTCATTTTTTATTAGTTACAGTTTCGGAATGAATGCGAAACTGAAAACAGAACTGTCTGAAAAAGATTTTAATAAAGATAAAAAACTGTTGAATGTTTTAAATCCGTTTTTGTATGGTTACACTTCTTACAGTTCTGAGAAATTGTTTAATTACGAAAATATTTTATATCCGAAACCTTATCCTGTAATTAAACAGGAAGATACTATTTCTGCAGGCGAATATCCCATAACAGAAACAAGTTATTACAGTATCGATACCATAAAAGCATTGACAAGTAGTTTTAATAAAACAACCAATAAAGCAGATAGTATTCTGGATATTTTAGGTTTTGATAAAGAAGAATTGTACAAACGAATTCTTTCGAAAAGAGAATTTAATGATAGTACAGAAATCGTTTTTAAAAGCGTTTCTGTGCATCCGGAACATGATGAAGATATTTGTATTTTTCTAGAAAATAATTCGCTCTTTAATGCTGTAAAAGGCGATTCGATTTATAAACAGCAGCGTCAAGCGGCAATTGAACGTTACAATTTACTTTATAAATCGAAGAAAGATTCTCTAACTTATGTGTTTCAAAGATTGGACACTATTCTGAAAAAATACAATATAGAAACCAATTTGGTTCCGAAACAATTGACGCAAGATGTTTATCATTATAGAGATCATAATGAAGAATCATTAAACGGAATTAGAAATAATTTTGATAGAAAAGCACTTATTGAAAAATTTACGACTTTAGATAAATTATTCTACGAACCAAATTATCTGCATCCCAATATTTTAGGAATCTATTTTGTTGTAATTGCTGTAGTTTGGATTTTGTTGTTTCTGTTTTATCTTATTTTCAATAAAAGAAAAATATAAATTAAACTCTGTGATAATCAGCTTTCCAGTGTACGATTGCTTTTTTGATCGCATCGCCAGTTAAATTATTTTTTAAAACATCTTCTAGAAGCGGAATCAATTCGTTGTCTGGTGCAAAACGCAATGCAAATATTTGGTCGTCTGTTAGTTTGTATTCAAATTCTTCGAAGCGTTTTCCGGTTAGTGTAAAATAGCGGTAACGCATTTCTAGACGTACAATTCTGTTTTGCAAAGTAAGCGCATAATGCTGACGAAGCATAAATGCCAAGGCAAATAGAAATATAAAAACGACGCTTATAAAAGCCCAAATTAAGTGGTCTTCTGTTGTAATCGCAAAATAAATACTCGCAATTAGAAACAAAATTAATACAGGATAATAAACGAAATGATGTGGTTTATAAAACCGAATATGATTATAATAGGTCTGAATTTTCATGCGTTTTGATTTAAATGGTAGCCTATAAAAACAAAGCTACTCTATATTTCTATAGAGTAGCTTTTTCCCAAAAATAAACTAACATAACCAATGTTCTCTTTATAGACTAAACTTTTTACAGTTTGCTTTGTAAATTTTAATAAGAAGAAAGCCTTTCCATTTTCATTTGTCAAATCTTCAATATGGCTTATTTTTCTTTTTGTAAAATTACTTTAAGAGTGCTTGAAATTTGTTATACTTTAAAAGGAAAAAGTTACATGATTCCAATATTTGCCTTAAAATTGTATAAAACAGCCTTAATTATAAATGTGTTTCAATATGTTTCCATTGGTCTAATTTACTCTGAAAAGACTTGCTGGCGTTGGCAGGACTTGTAGAAGGCAATGTAAAGGTTTGATAATCTTTATTTAAATGAACGTATTTCCTAAAAAAGGAAGCAGCTTTCTGTCCGTTAAAGAAAATGGTGTTTATTTGGGGATGAAGTTCTAAAAAATTTTCAAAATCATTTGCGATTTCGTTTTTTATGGCACTGTCTAGGCTTCCAATTCGATCACAAAATTGTAAGACATCCCACAGTGCGACATCATTTTTAATTAACAGGTTTTTTCTTTCTTCGTAATTTTCTGAGAATTCTTCATTTAATATTTTAAACATAAATTTCCAGAAATTATTCTGGTTATGACCATAATACTGATTTAGTTCTAAGGATTTTGTTCCTGGCATTGTGCCTAAAATTAATATTTTGGAAGTTGGTGAACTTATTGGAGCAAAGGAGAAACTTTTCATAATTATTATTTCAATTCTTCAATTTATGTTAAAGTAAGCATTTATAAGGAATTATAAAACAAAACTGGAAAATTATATAACAATTTTGGTCTATGATTAAACGAACTTTGAATTCTCAGATTTTTACAAATAATCTGTTGGATACATTGTAGAATTTAAATCCGGCGACCATGAAAATAGTTACTATAAATACAGAGAAAACTCAGAATATTTTTGATGAACTTCATACTAATTTTGGAGGAAAAGTGACTTTTGACTTAGACGAATATACGTTGGAAGTTGAAAATAGTTTTGCAGAAGGTTCCATAATCGGAGCTTCTTTTAACGACGCTATTTCTTATGTTCAATTTGATATGACATTTTCTACAGATGTAAGATTAGATATTTTGAATGTGAAATCATCTCCTATTTATTTTGCTTATTGTTCTAAAGGAAATCTTTCGCATAGTTTCGGATTAAATGGGGAAGAGCGAAAACTAAAAACCTTTCAGACCGCTATCGTAACTTCTAAAGAAAATCAGGATAATGTTTTATTTTTTGAAAAAGGAAAAAAGACAAAATTGACGCTGATAATTGTTGGAACACAAAGTGATACAAAACAACAAGCGCAATCTTTAAATCAAAAGGTAAGAGATACATTTTTTGAAAACAATTTGGTTCAAGATTTCTTTTACATCGGTTCTTATAATTTACAAATTGCCGAAAAAATCGAGCAGCTTAATTCGATTACGCAAACCGGAATTGTTAGAAATCTTTTGAAAGAAGGAATTATGAGAATTATTCTGGCAATGGAAATTCAGCAGCATTCTGACGATTTACATGCTTTTGCAAACGAATCAAACGGTTTGACTTTGAGAGAAATGGAAGAAATAAAAGAACTTTCGGAGTTTATAAAATCAACTCCAGAAGAAGCTTTCTCTATTAAATCTCTGAGTAAAAAATCTGGATTGTCTCCAAACAAACTTCAAGAAGGTTTTAAAATGATCCATAATCGCACAGTAAACGATTACATCACTCATATGCGCGTATTAAAAGCAGAAGTTTTAATTAGAACTTCCGATCTAAATATTTCAGAAATTGTGTATTGTATTGGTTTTACAAGCAGAAGCTATTTCTCTAAAATATTCAAACAGAAATACAATTGCAGTCCGAAAGAATATAAATTTAATTTGAACTCTTTGGCTATTACAGCTTAGAAGAAGGTTCAAAGTTGCAAAGTTTCAGAGGAACAAAGATTTGAACTTTTGTACCATAATAAATAATGTAGTTAGCTATTAAGCCAAATATAAAAAAAGACTAAGATTCTAATAAACTAGTAACTTAGTCTTTTTTATTTATAAAGAAAAACTTTGCCTCTGTTAAACTTTGTCCCTTTGAACCTTAAAAAAACTTTTTGTCAAAAAAACTTTTTTTTTATACATTTGCATAACTGGTTATATAATTAATTATTGTTATGGAATTTTTTAATAAAGTTGGAAAAGTGGCTTTAGGAAGTCGTTTACGTTTAATGACAGCATCTTTTACAGACGATGCTTCTAAAATTTACGAATTATACGGAGTCGAGTTTAATCCTAAATGGTTTCCTGTGTTTTATACAATTGCAGAAGATAGAGAAATCACAATTACCGAAATTGCTAATGAAATCGGACATTCGCAACCTTCTGTAAGTAAAATTATTCAGGAAATGATTGGAGCTGGAATACTTGAAGAAGGCGTAAAAACGGAAGACAAACGTAAAAATAATGTTGTTTTAACAAAGAAAGGAATTGAGATTTCAGAGAAAATCAAACAGCAATTATTAGATATTGACGTTGCTGTTGAAGGTTTAATTTCTGAAGCAAAACATAATCTTTGGGCCGCTGTCGAAGAATGGGAATTTTTATTGCAGCAGAAATCACTTTTTAAAAGAGTTAGCGATCAGAAAAAACTTCGCGAAAGCAAAAATGTAGAAATTGTTACATACGATTCTAAATACAAAAAAGCATTTAAAGATTTAAATGTAGAATGGATTTCGACTTATTTTGAAATGGAAGAATCTGATTATAAAGCACTAAATAATCCGGAAGAATATATTATTAATAAAGGTGGCGAAATTTTGGTTGCTTTATATGAAAATGAACCAGTAGGTGTTTGCGCATTAATAAAATCAAATGTAGCCGATTATGATTTTGAAATGGCAAAAATGGCAGTTTCGCCAAAAGCTCAAGGTAAAAGCATTGGTTGGCTTCTAGGAAAAGCAATTGCTGAAAAAGCTAAGGAATTGGGCGCCAAAAAAATCTATCTAGAAAGCAACACGATTTTAAAGCCTGCCATAAACTTGTATTATAAACTCGGTTTCGAGAAGGTTTTCGGTTTAGAAACACCTTATAAAAGATGTAATATTCAGATGGAGTTGGTTTTTTCTTAGAGGGACAAAGGGACAAAGGTTCAAAGGGACAAAGTTTTTAAACCTTTGTCCCTTTGAACCTTATATATTTTAAATTTGTGTTTCTTCTATTGAGATGTGAATCTTAAGAAATTATTAATTCCGGATTAAAAAAGTATCGAGATAAAGTTTGTAAACCTTTGTTACTTTGTCTCTCTGAGCCTTTGCACCTAAAAAAAATTATCTTCCAAACCTATAATACTCTAAATCTGTATTTTTTTTATTGTGAAGAGAATCTAGAATAGAATTCATTGCCATTACGCTAAACGTAATTCCGTTTCCTCCGAAACCTAAAAAATAATGCTCGTTTCTTCTAGAATTTGGTTTTCCAAAATAGGGAAGTCCGTCTTTGGTTTCTCCAAAAGTTCCTGCCCAAGAATAGTCAATTTTAAACTCTAAATCTGGAAATCTTTTTAAGAATTGTCTCAAAAGATATTTTTCTTTTTTAGGAAGCAATTTATCACGTTTATTAGCATCTTTAAAATCTTCATCGCCTCCGCCCATAATGATTCTATTATCTTCTGTGGTTCTAATGTAATGGTAAGGTGAGGCTGTATCCCAAAATATGGCGTGTTTAAAATGTTCTGGCAGATCAGGCTGACTTTCAGAAGTAATTACATAAGTACTTTTCAAATCGACTACTTTTTCTTGCAGCGTTTCTGTGCTTTCATAACCCGTACAATGTATTATGTGGTCTGCTTTTATGGTGTGTTTATTTTCGCAAGTAGCAATAATTCTCCCTTTTTGATGCTGAATGCCAGTAATATTAGTTCGGTCATAAATCTGCATTCCTTTTTCATGACAATAAAAAAGCAATTCGTTAGCAAGTTTAAACGGATCCATAACAGCAGCGGTTTTAGATTCGATACCTGCAATTGCGTTTAAACCCATTTTTTGCAATTCAGATCTGCTGAGCCAGCTTACTTCGAAACCATGTTGTTTTCTCGATTTGAATTCATTTTTTAAAAAAGGAACATCTTTTTTTAAAGTAGTAAAATAGATGCTTTTTTTGAATTCGAAACCGCAGTCGCACCCAACGGCATCAATGATATTTCGAAGATCGAAAATAGCTTTTTTACCATTTTGATAACTTTCTATGGCGCATTTTGTGCCTCTAAGCTTGATTAGCTGATGAAGCGGAACATCAATTTCGTATTGTAATAAAGCGGTACTTCCAGAGGTGCTGCCTCCGCAAACATCTCTTCTGTCTACAAGAACAATTTTTTTGCCTTCATTTACTAATTTATAAGCCATTAAAGCTCCTGTAATACCACCGCCAATAATTAAAACATCGGTTGTGATATCAGAAGCTATAGAAGGATAACTGTGTTTCATGGCATTTTTTAATGGCCAATAAGTTTCGGTAGAGCTCAGTTTCATTTATGGTTATTTAAAGTTAAGTTTTGGTTGTATTTGGTTTTATTTTTTATGCTTTCTATTATGAAGTTCTTGTGCTTCTGAAATAGAATGTGAAGTTTTGATGCTTTTTTCTTTCTTAGCCAATTCGCTTAATCGACGGTAATATTTTTGAATGATAATCATTTCTTCTTCGGTCATTTCTTCAATATCAATAAGACTGTTGCTAGACATTTCGTTAGACGCTAAGAGCTCATTTAGTTTTAGCTGAATAGCAAGAGAATCTTTATTTTGTGCTTTCTGAATGAGAAATACCATCAGAAAAGTAATTATGGTTGTTCCGGTATTAACCAATTGCCAGGTTTCTGAATAATTAAA from Flavobacterium sp. YJ01 carries:
- a CDS encoding low affinity iron permease family protein; the protein is MKKEKQNKNGFFETFASKVTKATGSTTAFISAFLLVVVWAISGPIFNYSETWQLVNTGTTIITFLMVFLIQKAQNKDSLAIQLKLNELLASNEMSSNSLIDIEEMTEEEMIIIQKYYRRLSELAKKEKSIKTSHSISEAQELHNRKHKK
- a CDS encoding helix-turn-helix domain-containing GNAT family N-acetyltransferase, giving the protein MEFFNKVGKVALGSRLRLMTASFTDDASKIYELYGVEFNPKWFPVFYTIAEDREITITEIANEIGHSQPSVSKIIQEMIGAGILEEGVKTEDKRKNNVVLTKKGIEISEKIKQQLLDIDVAVEGLISEAKHNLWAAVEEWEFLLQQKSLFKRVSDQKKLRESKNVEIVTYDSKYKKAFKDLNVEWISTYFEMEESDYKALNNPEEYIINKGGEILVALYENEPVGVCALIKSNVADYDFEMAKMAVSPKAQGKSIGWLLGKAIAEKAKELGAKKIYLESNTILKPAINLYYKLGFEKVFGLETPYKRCNIQMELVFS
- a CDS encoding FAD-dependent oxidoreductase, yielding MKLSSTETYWPLKNAMKHSYPSIASDITTDVLIIGGGITGALMAYKLVNEGKKIVLVDRRDVCGGSTSGSTALLQYEIDVPLHQLIKLRGTKCAIESYQNGKKAIFDLRNIIDAVGCDCGFEFKKSIYFTTLKKDVPFLKNEFKSRKQHGFEVSWLSRSELQKMGLNAIAGIESKTAAVMDPFKLANELLFYCHEKGMQIYDRTNITGIQHQKGRIIATCENKHTIKADHIIHCTGYESTETLQEKVVDLKSTYVITSESQPDLPEHFKHAIFWDTASPYHYIRTTEDNRIIMGGGDEDFKDANKRDKLLPKKEKYLLRQFLKRFPDLEFKIDYSWAGTFGETKDGLPYFGKPNSRRNEHYFLGFGGNGITFSVMAMNSILDSLHNKKNTDLEYYRFGR
- a CDS encoding MATE family efflux transporter, yielding MKKNELLEGPILSSLLKLAVPIMIANLLQAAYQLVDAFWVGRLGGDAVAAVSISTPVIFLTIALGTGLAIAGSILIAQYFGAGNQEMVNHVAAQTLSMVIIVSIVLSIIGYILSPYFLYLLKVTPQVYVDALGFMRVAFIGLVFSFGFMIFQSIMRGVGRVTLPVYIVLGTVILNFALDPLFIYGWNFIPAMGVKGAALATLFTQLLAIIIGFAILFRGKHGIHLRISDFKPDYKHIKKAFEIGFPSSIEQSMRALGMMAITFLIVRFGTLTVASYGAGSNLIQLILIPALGLSMAIATLVGQNIGAGNIDRATQIAKLGAYLGFGLLTGLGVIAFIFAPYLIAFFVPNDQAVIDGGTELLRITCLSWGFLGLQLCLTGVFRAVGNTKLPMILTLVSQWVIQFPLAFILSHNTSLGKIGIWWAFPIASVLTALITLALYVKGDWKKERLTGKTNKLIDKVEKEIVKEGFEVK
- a CDS encoding AraC family transcriptional regulator; protein product: MKIVTINTEKTQNIFDELHTNFGGKVTFDLDEYTLEVENSFAEGSIIGASFNDAISYVQFDMTFSTDVRLDILNVKSSPIYFAYCSKGNLSHSFGLNGEERKLKTFQTAIVTSKENQDNVLFFEKGKKTKLTLIIVGTQSDTKQQAQSLNQKVRDTFFENNLVQDFFYIGSYNLQIAEKIEQLNSITQTGIVRNLLKEGIMRIILAMEIQQHSDDLHAFANESNGLTLREMEEIKELSEFIKSTPEEAFSIKSLSKKSGLSPNKLQEGFKMIHNRTVNDYITHMRVLKAEVLIRTSDLNISEIVYCIGFTSRSYFSKIFKQKYNCSPKEYKFNLNSLAITA
- a CDS encoding DUF6526 family protein, with protein sequence MKIQTYYNHIRFYKPHHFVYYPVLILFLIASIYFAITTEDHLIWAFISVVFIFLFALAFMLRQHYALTLQNRIVRLEMRYRYFTLTGKRFEEFEYKLTDDQIFALRFAPDNELIPLLEDVLKNNLTGDAIKKAIVHWKADYHRV
- a CDS encoding DNA-deoxyinosine glycosylase; amino-acid sequence: MKSFSFAPISSPTSKILILGTMPGTKSLELNQYYGHNQNNFWKFMFKILNEEFSENYEERKNLLIKNDVALWDVLQFCDRIGSLDSAIKNEIANDFENFLELHPQINTIFFNGQKAASFFRKYVHLNKDYQTFTLPSTSPANASKSFQSKLDQWKHIETHL